From a single Drosophila sulfurigaster albostrigata strain 15112-1811.04 chromosome 3, ASM2355843v2, whole genome shotgun sequence genomic region:
- the LOC133843578 gene encoding uncharacterized protein LOC133843578 has product MASSNISSPKTPTTPTTPTTPTTNSDLDSQVNVEDLPITFKVKYIGSEASRGLWGIKYTRRPVDIMVGVAKNLPPNKVLPNCELKVSTSGVQLEIISPKASINNWSYPIDTISYGVQDLVYTRVFAMIVVKDETSPHPFEVHAFVCDSRAMARKLTFALSAAFQDYSRVVKEASGEDQVDDTHNDLITPTRQKFAIDLRTPEEIQAGELEQETEA; this is encoded by the exons ATGGCCTCCAGCAACATCAGTAGCCCCAAAACGCCAACAACTCCAACAACTCCGACGACGCCAACGACGAACAGCGATCTGGATAGCCAAGTGAATGTGGAGGATTTGCCCATAACCTTCAAG GTCAAATACATTGGCTCGGAGGCATCGCGGGGCTTGTGGGGCATCAAATACACTCGCCGCCCGGTGGACATTatggtgggcgtggccaagAATTTGCCACCCAACAAAGTGCTGCCCAATTGCGAGCTGAAAGTTTCGACCTCAGGAGTGCAGCTGGAGATCATTTCACCCAAGGCGAGCATCAACAACTGGAGCTATCCCATCGATACGATCTCGTATGGAGTTCAGGATTTAGTTTACACGCGTGTCTTTGCCATGATTGTGGTCAAGGACGAGACGAGTCCGCATCCCTTTGAGGTGCACGCCTTTGTCTGCGACAGTCGCGCCATGGCACGCAAGTTGACCTTTGCCCTCTCTGCCGCCTTCCAGGACTATTCGCGGGTGGTGAAGGAGGCTTCTGGGGAGGATCAAGTGGATGACACACACAACGATTTAATCACGCCAACGAGGCAAAAGTTTGCCATCGATCTGCGGACGCCCGAGGAGATTCAGGCGGGGGAACTCGAGCAGGAGACGGAGGCGTAG
- the LOC133844223 gene encoding titin — MWKYICALIFLSACCNAGPLNQQRKNMPIKAREDSVVMSQESQTQTETESEVQTEAEAAAPLVGTLTLPSNATSIRADITDSFSCANKSYGYYADVENDCQIFHVCLPVTYADGKENTFRWSFICPEETIFSQESFTCMRREDMTIECEESYRYYELNSNFGVSTEEEKQPAAAASENEQIDQQPEESEAPAAPAEPAPEPVVEPAKPVKVQKPKPKPNRRKPAVTYNKPQRKAPVPATTAPVVEPVEAVESESVAVVVAPVAAKPKPQRFNARPNKEKPQTLKPAAPIRNELFNAIRKRPAIFNKPTSKPVEESEAAVTEAIQAQAELSEPQPTLKLQTMFVDTAPVVPVQVVEEPVPEASEPVVAIAQPEPETESEPEPEPQPVEIAAEPEPEPVKTEIVAEQDAPIKMELNEVQPVEAYEEIPAVIAETLEEKPQEIEQPAEQPVQQPAEEQQSAELPVEIPAEILVEQPAQQPEELPIETEEKSVDEPVEQIKEQTAEQPVEEIKEQAAEQPNETPVETPVETPVETPVETPVETPVEQPQEQEAEQEVQQPAEQPIEQPSQPEISQTIAEEPKLEAAPAIVEPSNSNEEALNNIEALEAAKPADAPESLPATPEMAQPSPLVEEMLDNSGNIDESMKQTAGGFKPVDPAMAAEAEQLITDFLNTLRKHEEKTETELASAAMDMAETIEQQPQAQESEVKPETELLKTPEEQADNVSIEEQKLPEPEIIDKNASVEEQLLEGDTEPEPQPKLKLTQDSPIYNIMQLNHLPADYQIPVQVVSMPEPVEESKPEAESETAQEVIQETAPQLPAEPEQKPVEAEPQMSLATAAYMPPISIDDIVELVKERLDQNPKNEQLAPMELILTPGAAAPMALIQSNSEDKQETEQQSAPVADEETVQEIAPETSSAVEPAPEVASAPVAEPEPEPASSAEQEEVILPIYKRISIAEPSMSKVQTAPVTVSKVEETEQQSDELKTQTKMDARKRRFLFRADAS, encoded by the exons ATGTGGAAGTACATTTGTGCCCTGATCTTCTTGAGCGCCTGCTGCAACGCGGGACCACTCAATCAACAG AGGAAGAATATGCCCATAAAGGCACGCGAGGATAGCGTTGTAATGTCTCAGGAATCCCAGACGCAGACGGAGACGGAATCAGAAGTGCAAACGGAAGCGGAAGCTGCTGCTCCCTTGGTGGGCACTTTGACGTTGCCCAGCAATGCCACTTCGATCAGAGCGGACATCACGGATAGCTTTTCGTGTGCCAACAAATCGTATGGCTACTATGCTGATGTGGAGAACGATTGTCAGATCTTCCATGTCTGTCTGCCAGTGACTTACGCTGATGGCAAGGAGAACACCTTCCGCTGGAGTTTCATCTGCCCTGAGGAGACTATCTTCAGTCAG GAATCATTCACTTGCATGCGTCGCGAGGACATGACAATCGAATGCGAGGAAAGTTACAGATACTACGAGCTGAACAGCAACTTTGGCGTCTCCACCGAAGAAGAGAAGCAACCTGCAGCGGCAGCCTCCGAGAACGAGCAGATCGATCAACAACCTGAGGAGAGCGAAGCTCCCGCAGCACCTGCCGAGCCCGCGCCCGAGCCCGTCGTTGAACCTGCCAAGCCCGTGAAGGTGCAGAAGcccaagccaaagccaaatcGTCGTAAACCCGCTGTCACCTACAACAAACCCCAAAGAAAAGCACCTGTTCCTGCCACTACAGCACCTGTCGTTGAGCCTGTTGAGGCAGTTGAATCCGagtctgttgctgttgttgttgctcctgtgGCAGCTAAGCCAAAGCCACAGCGTTTCAATGCCAGACCCAACAAGGAGAAGCCTCAGACCCTGAAACCTGCCGCGCCCATTCGCAACGAACTCTTCAATGCCATACGCAAGCGTCCCGCTATCTTCAACAAGCCCACCTCAAAGCCAGTCGAGGAGAGCGAAGCAGCTGTCACCGAGGCCATCCAAGCTCAAGCGGAGCTGAGTGAACCACAGCCCACTTTGAAGCTGCAGACCATGTTTGTGGACACGGCTCCAGTTGTGCCTGTGCAGGTGGTCGAAGAACCTGTGCCTGAAGCATCTGAACCTGTGGTTGCCATTGCACAACCTGAGCCAGAGACTgagtcagagccagagccagagccacagCCAGTGGAGATTGCAGctgagccagagccagagccagttAAGACTGAGATAGTAGCTGAGCAAGATGCCCCAATTAAGATGGAACTGAATGAAGTGCAACCCGTTGAAGCCTATGAGGAAATTCCTGCTGTGATTGCCGAGACCTTGGAGGAAAAGCCACAAGAGATTGAGCAGCCAGCGGAGCAGCCTGTGCAACAGCCAGCGGAGGAGCAGCAGTCAGCTGAGTTGCCAGTAGAGATTCCAGCTGAGATTCTAGTAGAGCAGCCAGCGCAGCAGCCAGAGGAGCTGCCAATAGAGACAGAGGAAAAGTCAGTGGATGAACCAGTGGAACAAATTAAGGAACAGACAGCTGAGCAGCCAGTGGAGGAGATTAAGGAACAGGCAGCTGAGCAGCCAAATGAGACGCCTGTTGAAACGCCAGTTGAGACTCCAGTTGAGACACCAGTTGAAACGCCAGTTGAGACACCAGTTGAACAGCCACAGGAACAGGAAGCAGAACAGGAAGTCCAACAGCCAGCTGAGCAGCCTATAGAGCAACCATCACAGCCAGAAATTAGTCAAACCATCGCAGAAGAGCCTAAGCTCGAAGCAGCTCCAGCTATTGTGGAGCCCAGCAACTCCAACGAGGAAGCCCTGAATAACATTGAAGCTTTGGAGGCAGCCAAGCCAGCTGATGCGCCCGAGAGTCTGCCCGCAACCCCAGAGATGGCTCAACCAAGTCCTTTGGTGGAAGAGATGCTcgacaacagcggcaacattGATGAGAGCATGAAGCAAACAGCTGGTGGCTTCAAGCCTGTGGATCCTGCCATGGCCGCCGAGGCAGAGCAGTTGATCACCGATTTTCTGAATACGCTGCGCAAGCATGAGGAGAAAACTGAGACTGAGTTGGCCAGCGCTGCCATGGACATGGCCGAGACCATtgagcagcagccacaagcaCAAGAGAGCGAAGTGAAGCCAGAAACAGAGTTGCTTAAGACACCAGAGGAGCAGGCAGACAACGTATCCATTGAGGAGCAAAAGCTTCCAGAGCCAGAGATCATCGACAAAAATGCTTCCGTTGAGGAACAACTGTTGGAAGGAGACACCGAGCCAGAACCACAACCCAAACTGAAACTGACGCAGGACTCTCCTATTTACAACATTATGCAACTGAATCATCTGCCCGCTGACTATCAAATTCCAGTGCAAGTGGTCTCAATGCCAGAGCCAGTAGAGGAATCTAAGCCAGAGGCCGAGTCTGAGACAGCGCAAGAAGTGATTCAGGAGACAGCACCTCAATTGCCAGCTGAGCCAGAACAAAAGCCAGTTGAAGCTGAGCCTCAGATGAGCTTGGCCACAGCTGCCTATATGCCACCCATCAGCATCGATGACATTGTGGAGCTCGTCAAGGAGCGTCTCGATCAGAATCCCAAAAACGAGCAGCTCGCGCCCATGGAACTAATCCTCACACCAGGTGCTGCAGCTCCCATGGCGTTGATTCAGAGCAACAGCGAAGACAAACAGGAGACAGAGCAGCAGTCGGCACCTGTAGCTGATGAGGAGACAGTGCAAGAGATTGCTCCTGAGACTTCTTCAGCTGTTGAGCCTGCTCCCGAAGTTGCCTCAGCTCCCGTAGCTGAGCCCGAGCCTGAACCCGCGTCGAGTGCTGAGCAAGAGGAAGTTATCCTACCCATTTACAAACGCATTTCCATCGCTGAGCCCAGCATGTCCAAGGTGCAGACGGCGCCCGTGACAGTCAGCAAAGTGGAGGAGACAGAGCAACAGTCGGATGAGCTTAAAACCCAAACCAAAATGGATGCACGCAAGCGTCGTTTTCTGTTTCGTGCCGATGCCAGCTAG
- the LOC133840115 gene encoding uncharacterized protein LOC133840115: MWKYICALIILNACCNAGPLNQERKNMPIKAHEDSVAMSQESQTQTETESEVQTEAEAAAPLVGTLTLPSNATSIRADITDSFSCANKSYGYYADVENDCQIFHVCLTVTYADGKENTFRWSFICPEETNFSQKSFTCMRREDMTIECEESYRYYELNSNFGVSTEEEKQSAAAASENEQIDQQPEESEAPAAPAEPAPEPVVDPAKPVKVQKPKPKPNRRKPAVTYNKPQRKAPVPATTAPVVEPVEAVEPEPVAVVEEPVPEASEPVVAIAQPETEPEPEPEPQPVDIAAEPEPEPNKTETVAEQDAPIKMELNEVQPVDAFEEIPTVIAETLEKKSQEIEQPVEQPSKKQQPDELSVEQPAEILVEQPAQQPEGLPIETEKKPVDEPVEQIKEQTAEQPVEEIQEQAPEQANETPVEMPVETPVETPVETPVETPIEQPQEQEVEQEVQQSAEQPESNQIIEEPKLEAAPAGSTAPEVASAPVAEHEPEPASSAEQEEVILPIYKRISIAEPSMSKVQMAPVTVSEVEKSEQQLDKLKTQTKMDAPKLRVQFWKKFFSFSFLPKAQNH; the protein is encoded by the exons ATGTGGAAGTACATTTGTGCCCTCATCATCTTGAACGCCTGCTGCAACGCGGGACCACTCAATCAAGAG AGGAAGAATATGCCCATAAAGGCACACGAGGATAGCGTTGCAATGTCTCAGGAATCCCAGACGCAGACGGAGACGGAATCAGAAGTGCAAACGGAAGCGGAAGCAGCTGCTCCCTTGGTGGGCACTTTGACGTTGCCCAGCAATGCCACTTCGATCAGAGCGGACATCACGGATAGTTTTTCGTGTGCCAACAAATCGTATGGCTACTATGCTGATGTGGAGAACGATTGCCAGATCTTCCATGTCTGTCTGACAGTGACTTACGCTGATGGCAAGGAGAACACCTTCCGCTGGAGTTTCATCTGCCCTGAGGAGACTAATTTCAGTCAG AAATCATTCACTTGCATGCGTCGCGAGGACATGACCATCGAGTGTGAGGAAAGCTACAGATACTACGAGCTGAACAGCAACTTTGGCGTCTCCACAGAAGAAGAGAAGCAATCTGCAGCGGCAGCCTCCGAGAACGAGCAGATCGATCAACAACCTGAGGAGAGCGAAGCTCCTGCTGCGCCTGCCGAGCCCGCGCCCGAACCCGTCGTGGATCCTGCGAAGCCTGTGAAGGTGCAGAAGcccaagccaaagccaaatcGTCGCAAGCCCGCTGTTACCTACAACAAACCCCAGAGGAAGGCACCTGTTCCTGCCACCACAGCACCTGTCGTTGAGCCTGTTGAGGCAGTTGAACCCgagcctgttgctgttgtagaaGAACCTGTGCCAGAGGCTTCCGAACCAGTGGTTGCCATTGCACAGCCGGAGACTGAGCCAGAGCCAGAACCAGAGCCACAGCCAGTGGATATTGCAGctgagccagagccagagccaaatAAGACTGAGACGGTAGCTGAGCAGGATGCCCCAATTAAGATGGAACTGAATGAAGTGCAACCCGTTGACGCCTTTGAGGAAATTCCTACTGTGATTGCCGAGACCTTGGAGAAAAAGTCGCAAGAGATTGAGCAGCCAGTGGAACAGCCAtcgaagaagcagcagccagatGAGTTATCAGTAGAGCAACCAGCTGAGATTCTAGTAGAGCAGCCAGCTCAGCAGCCAGAGGGGCTGCCaatagagacagagaaaaaGCCAGTGGATGAACCCGTGGAACAAATTAAGGAACAGACAGCTGAGCAGCCTGTGGAGGAGATTCAGGAACAGGCACCTGAGCAGGCAAATGAGACGCCTGTTGAAATGCCAGTTGAGACCCCAGTTGAGACGCCAGTAGAGACACCAGTTGAGACACCAATTGAGCAGCCACAGGAACAGGAAGTAGAACAGGAAGTCCAACAGTCAGCAGAGCAGCCAGAGAGCAACCAAATCATTGAAGAGCCCAAGCTCGAAGCAGCTCCTGCAGGCTCGACTGCTCCCGAAGTTGCCTCAGCTCCCGTAGCTGAGCACGAGCCTGAACCCGCATCGAGTGCTGAGCAAGAAGAAGTTATCCTACCTATTTACAAACGTATATCCATCGCTGAGCCCAGCATGTCCAAGGTTCAGATGGCGCCCGTGACTGTCAGCGAAGTGGAGAAGTCAGAGCAACAGTTGGATAAGCTTAAAACCCAAACCAAAATGGATGCACCCAAGCTTCGTGTTCAGTTCtggaaaaaatttttttccttttcttttcttcccAAAGCACAAAACCATTAA